In the Caviibacter abscessus genome, one interval contains:
- a CDS encoding ROK family protein — MSIKSIKYIWCSTSGKYHSLSKFEGVCPYHKDCFEGLASGPGIEKITGKKAYLLEKDDPIWESVANDITEALTSYILILSPQKIILGGGVMKQKQLFPIIRKKVLEKLNNYVYKKEIIKDIDNYIVYPKLGDYAGFYGSIALGV; from the coding sequence TTGTCAATTAAATCAATTAAATACATTTGGTGTTCTACAAGTGGTAAATACCACTCTCTATCTAAATTTGAAGGCGTTTGTCCATACCATAAAGATTGTTTTGAAGGTCTTGCAAGTGGTCCAGGAATTGAAAAAATAACAGGAAAAAAAGCTTATTTACTTGAAAAAGATGATCCCATATGGGAAAGTGTTGCAAATGATATTACAGAAGCTTTAACTTCATATATTTTAATACTTTCACCACAAAAAATAATATTAGGTGGTGGTGTTATGAAACAAAAGCAATTGTTTCCTATAATTAGAAAAAAAGTATTGGAAAAATTAAATAATTATGTTTATAAAAAAGAAATTATAAAAGATATAGATAATTATATTGTTTATCCTAAATTAGGCGATTATGCTGGATTTTACGGTTCGATAGCATTAGGAGTATAA